Sequence from the Trachemys scripta elegans isolate TJP31775 chromosome 5, CAS_Tse_1.0, whole genome shotgun sequence genome:
TCTGGTTACCTCTGCTGAGCTGGCTGCTGTGTTCAACTCTAATGACTTCCGAGAGTATGAGCAATACATTCTTAGGcacattcgactttgtgagtgagtgaatgagcGTTGAATACACTATCACACAACAGCTCAGTAAAGAGAATGTCTTATTGAAGACACATATGGTTGAAGATCATGGAGAGGAAGCTGTGGCTGAAGGGGTCTATTGCAGGTTGGAAGAATACGCTGTATGCTATGGGAAATGAGAAGAACCAAGCTGGACTGTGAGTAAATAGGGCAAAGGCTAGAAGTGATTGGGTGATTGTAAAGGTTTGGAAACGTTCAATAAAAGATTCAGATATGCTTCCAAAAATTTCAAGGCTTTTTTAAACCCAACTTTCAACCCTGCTGAGCTTTGCCCACTAGTTTAACTGTACCTAACCTCTTGACTTGAATaggacagcagaactaaaatCGAATGCAGTCTTTAGAAAGTATGCACTGGTAGCAACCTCTGGTTTTATAAATGTTTTCTCCTGTGGCATATGTAGAATATATATAAGAATATAGAGACTTCTGATCCACCATTATACTTTATGCTAATTACATTCAAGGAGTTCTTCCTTTGCTCTGTAACTGAACAAAATGAAATAATGGAATAAAACATTGTCATATAATAATGGTCTCTGGTTTCTTCTGACCAGTAAATGTCAAGACAACCACAAAACTTATTTTCAAAGGGGACGTCACTGATTGTACGATGATGGCATTTTACTACCATGGACTTTATTTATATTAGCCAAGGAAATTGATGGAGAAGCTGTCCTTTCTGTCTGCTAGAAATTGGTGTGATAAAATGAATTAGCCGCTGCACTACTATTGAAGAGCTGTGTTCTAAGCAATTGAGAGAATAACTTATGTGCTTTAGCCATTAAGAGATAAGCTCATCTCAGTCCTGCCAAATATACAAATTGTCCCTATagacagggccgcccggggggcggggggggaagtggggcaatttgccccaggccccgggctctgcaggggccccgcgagccctggcccagtggcggtctgggtcttcggcggcatttcgatggcggggggtccttcagttgctccgggtcttcagcagcatttcggcggcaggtcttTCAGTGCTaccgaagacgtggagcgactTAACGgccccccaccgccaaaatgccgccgaagacccggactgccgccgggtgagtacaagcgccgcagctcccccgctttgccccaggccccctgactcctctgggcggccctgcctatAGACTACATATTTTTGGTCCTTTCTACAGGACAACTGAGAAACCTGTTTTTTTAATGCTGGGCTCAGGTCACAACGCAGGGGTATTTCACATGAAACCAAAGAGTGATTTGTGTGCGTTAAGAAATCTCCCTGGCActacaatgttttaaaatcatcttcTTCTTTCCTGATTGACCTTATAATTTTGATTACCCAAATCCAGATTCTCACAGTAAACGTAATTCTAGGCCAATATTTtactccttttattttttaaaatgtccaaacCCCATTCAAGTTTACATATTTGACATATGTTATGAAAACTACTCAGGGTTgccttaaaaatatttcaggtcTATCCCTGAAGACAGAAAAGAAACTACACTTGCTTCTGATGCTGTGTTGACGAtggtttgattttgatgaaattatataaatttgcacttggtaaggcaactcccatcttttcatgtgctgtatatttatacctttctactgtatttttcactccatacatctgatgaaatgggttatagcccatgaaagcttatgtccaaataaatttgttagtctctaaggtgccacaaggatttcTCGTTGTTTTATTCATGGGAACTCTGAATTACATTATCTACTGTAATACAGCAAGATTAAAAAAGCCAGTGTAACCATCCATCTGGGTACTGGAGAATTCTTCATTAGCATCCTTGGAGATAAGGACAGTTTTAATAGTGTCCTGAAGTCAGTAACTCTTTGAAGGTCAGAACTGTATCTCAGAAATGAAATGTCAAATCaaacctgcatttaaaaaaaataaataaaccaaaacaaagcttatcatttaaaaaaatcaagaactGAATTATGACCTTCAGTGCAAAGGAGAGGCAGAATACTTTTATGAatgccataaaaataaaatattttaatagatatataaataaaaggtttagagtagacttcccccccaaaaaatacatAAAGCCAGTCTAGCTTCCATACAGAAACTGAACAACAATATTTCAAGTGACTACTGAGTCAAATAATCACTTTGATACATTCAAATTAATTGGAGGCAAATACATAATGAAATGATGTACCTGAATCTTTCTTCTTTTGCATCTTATCAGTATTTACAgtaatttgtgtttttacagtaCTATGCAGATTTGGATATGTAAAATAAAACCCCTAATGATAGagcaaatcaaatcaaataaaacaaaaaggtggCTTGCATCACCCAATGTGAAAGCTTTAATACACGTGAAGTAATTGACTTGTGttgtaaaataaattatgtttttaTGTACTGTAGCAGAGTTAACTTAAAGTGTATAAACATTACATTCATTTTGGTGGTGTTCTCAACGACTACATCTCTGCCTATCCCTATGGTAAATAATATGAGACACGCGCTAACTGAttcttgtgtgtgcttttgtttttattggaAAACAGTGTAACCTAGCACCAAAAAAATCTCCCATTTATGTAAGACAATTTAATTaaaagcagctttttaaaaaagtatatagACTATTAGGGGGCTTAAACTTTTGCtgtgcttaattaaaaaaaaaaatcacataatggTGACTACAATCCAATATAACCTAAAATGAGAATCAGATTTTGGGTTTTACTTCTCTCTATAGATCATCTTTATCTGTTTGGGAATATCTACCATTTTCCATACCATTATTGAAATATATAGTCTATTTTGGGCATGGAATCACCCCACCAAGTATCCTTCAAACAGAAAAATACTGGAACTGAGAGTTATTTCCATTGTTATATGGAATGTAGCTATGATGGGAAAACATCATTTGTGCTGAAGAGAACATTTGCCACATGGGCATTTATATATTCTTCAGGTAGAGCGTCAGGATAACTTGTGCTAAACAAACCAGAAGGGGAGATTTTTCATTCAATCATAGTGCAGAGCTGGTATTTCTACTTTGGTGGAATGTCAGGAGCTCCTGAAAGTTGGAGCAGACTGAGTTAGGTTTATGCAATGACAGTAGTTGATCCTATCTACCAGCAAGGTGCAAACGGCAATGTAAGGACTGTCCCTTTTTCTgacttgtttttttcttgttcttcttTTGTTTATTCTCTCCCTTAATTTTACctggcttctttttcttctgatCCTCCTTAAACCATGGGCCCCAGACTCCTCCATTGAGTTTAGGGTTACTTCTAGGGTCTTTAGCTGGGTATCGAACAGGAACTGCAGTCTTATTGAACTGTGAAAGTCTCCGCAACAACTGCTTCACTATATCCGGATACTTACCAGAAAGGTCCACTCGTTCATAGGGGTCTGCAGTTATGTTAAAAAGCCACACTGTTTTGCCAGCCATCCAAGAAACTCGTTCGTTATGCCAGCGATTGGGGCCAGCGTTGCTAAAAGATTGAGGAGGGACCCAGTCACTGTATCCAGGATTTCCTGTCAGTAGTTTCCAGTGGTTTACTCTGATTGCTGACTGAACTGCTGTGTTCCAGATCCCAAAGCCTGCTGCCCATGAGCCATTTTTGGCTTTGGTGTAAATGGGGTCAATGTTGTGTAAAATGTCCACCCTTGGGGAACGTCTGCCTTCACTTACGGTCTCCCATATATCATAGCCATCCAACTGGATGTCCTCATCAATCTGCCCTTCTGCCAATGTGATCAAAGTGGGGAACCAGTCTGTGATGTGCACAAGCTCCTTACACACAGACCCTTTGTTTTTCAGAAGGGGGCTATGGACAAAGCCAACAGCACGGATTCCCCCCTCCCAATATGACCCTTTGCTTCCTCTGAGAGGCCAGTTACTTCCTCCTGCCATTGGTTGCCCACCATTATCTGAAGAGTAGATGAGAATGCTGTTGTCATAGTAACCATACCTCTTTAAAGCAAGGGTCACATTGTTGATGGCTTCATCCAAACAGGCCAGCATGGCAGCATATCTCCGCCTGTTTATATTATTAATTGATCTGTAATGTTCAAAATACTTGCCTGGTGCCTGTAGTGGAGAGTGAACAGCTTGGTAagcaatatataaaaatattggtGTCCTGGGATTATGAGAGGCTAAGATTTGTTGTACTTTTTGTGTGTACATCTGTGTTGAATATATGCCATTGTCATGATCCCAAGCTGCATTGTCATTCTCATATAGGTCATAGCCACATATCCCAGGGCTGTCACATTTGTAGTGAGTGTAATAATCCCCACTGCCCAAGAGTGAGCCAAAAAAAGAATCAAATCCTCTTTGTGTCGGCATGCATTCTTTACGGTAAAACCCCAAGTGCCATTTGCCAACCATGTGTGTTGAGTAGCCAACCTCCTTCAGCTTCTGAGGTAGAGTCACATTATCCAGAGGTAAACAGTTAGGCTGGGTAGGCCTTATGACAGAATGCTGAAGGCCTGTGTGTATCTGGTATCTGAAAAAGACAAAAAAGGAGAAATACATATTAGACAGAGTGGAGAGAAAAGAAATGTATGTGGACACATCCACAAACAAGAACACACATGCAATAAATAGTAACAACAAATGTTCCTGCACAAAACAGTCATTGttggaaatgttttaaaagcatAAATCTCAAAGAATAATGAGATCATGCCAAGACATTTGTCGAAACAAGAAAATGGCATATGTTTTACTTTAGAAATGTTTAAAGGTTAATAGTCAATCTTTTCAATATACTCTATATATACTTTTCAATATACTCTACACTAGGACTTGTGAAAAACTGACAGTGTTCTACACCTTCTTGTGCCTGAATATTTCCTTAGTATTTGTCTgagttaaactgtaaactcttGAGAGCacagatctgttttttttttaacctagtctatgcagagctgtgtggaatTACTATAtactatagaaataataaataactataaATCCACCAACATTAAAGCTACTAAAGAAGGCACTGTGCAGCATTATGGTGTCTTTTACAATGTGCCATAGCCTCTAACAGGGGATATTTATACAAGCTGATGTAGATCTGGCAATTGAAAAATAAGAACGAAAACTTCATCAACAGATTTCTATTTGCCTTATTGTTATCTTGGTCATATATACAGCATTAGAGTTCAACATACAAGCCCTGACCTTGTTCAACAGCCAAGTTCTCACCTTGCCAAACTATTCAAATAAACATCTCCATATGTCTGTCATCTCTAAATAGTCAGTTACCCAAAATATTTACTTATCTGATAACACCCAGATTTGCTGCACCATTCTTGTCCGCACAGAAATCTTTCCCCATGTCCCTGTCACATTTGGCTTAGAGAAAATTATGTTgtagaatatatatttatgtaaatgTGTTAAAAGTCCTCATACTTTACAGGTGGTAAACAAATCTACAGAGTGCATATATACTGTCTTGTACTGTGAACAATTAgcagcattttatttaaattgtataaTAATGAATTCTGGATTATAGTGGATTCCTATAAAATACATATGACATCCACATGACTAGAAAATGAAGTAAATGTGACTAGCAGTACTAATGATTAGAGCCAAATCAGTTAATATCAGTTTGacactaaaaaataaaatgtaagttaaTGCTTTAAATCTAAAGAAGTCTTTCCCCTGGGGATAAGAATTTATGAAATACCAGGAACTGGATGAAACCACTAGgcccatcatagaatcatagaatatcaggattggaagggacctcaggacgtcatctagtccaaccccctgctcaaagcaggaccaattcccaactaaatcatcccagccagggctttgtcaagcctgaccttaaaaacctctaaggaaggagattccaccacctccctaggtaacccattccagtgcttcaccacccccctagtgaaaaagtttttcttaatatccaacctaaacctccccaactgcaacttgagaccattactccttgttctgtcatcaggtatcactgagaacagtctagatccatcctctttggaaccctctttcaggtagttgaaagcagctatcaaatcccccctcattattctcttctgcagactaaacaatcccagttccctcagcctctcctcataagtcatgtgcgccagccccctaataagttttgttgccctccgctggactctttctaatttttccacatctttcttgtagtgtggggcccaaaactggacacagtactccagatgaggcctcaccaatgtcgaatagagggaaacgatcacgtccctcgatctgctggcaatgcccctacttatacagcccaaaatgccattagccttcttggcagcaaggccacacggttgactcatatccagcttctcatccactgtaacccctaggttcttttctgcagaactgcttcctagccattcggtccctagtctgtaacagtgcatgggattcttccatcctaagtgcaggactctcaTGCCTATGTCGTATCTTATTCAATGCTGATTTTCTATTAACTCTTTGATGCTGTGGGGGTTAGGGTTAGGTGTTCTTAATGCATTATGCTAATATAGAACATATTACCATAATAGCATTAATCTGAGAGATCCTAAGCCAAACAGTACCAGGACTTAACCTCAACCATAAATTCTCTTCCATCCTCTATTTTCTTCTGTTTAGGATGCATTTATCATGTGTGTATGGGTCTGCAGCTATTTAGTGGGCAGATTATTACTATCTGTTTCTGTGTCTTTAAATATATCTGTAAAACAATCAACAATCACAGGACCATACAACTGTATGTTGTAAAACAACAATGTTCCCGTTGTAGAAAGAGTTCAAAGAAATATCAAGGTGTTCTTTGTCATTGCAAAGATGGACAGGGTTTTCCTTTTCTACATGTCTTCCCAACAGACCGATATGGTGTGTGCCAGTATTATCTTTTAAGTGAACATATTCAATTTCAAAGAGCCTTCAGGTTGTTACAAAGCAAAGCAGTTAAGACACGGATTACTATGGAAGGAAAATGGCACCAATAGCAATGGGAAAGGTTTCTCAACATAAGTGCTCtgcaatttttattatttgtattgcccaCAGGCGCCACTTAAGAACAAAACCACAAAGGCAATAAGTGACAGGTTTGGTTCTGTGGAAGGCAAGTTCATGAGCAACTTTACTCACAGTGACTATCTTGCAATCTTTCTGAGATAAATTCTGTACATTTTATGACTTTCCATTGCAAGACCGGATAAATCTTATGAATAAATTTATTGAATATAATCCCATATACAGGAGTATTATGCTAAAAAGTCTGGAATTCATTATCATAATTACAGCATTAGTAACCAATTACATACAAACAAATGCTGACAGACTGGGATGCAGAATCTAATTTTACAGTTTCTGACTTTCATCTTTATAAATAGCATTTACATAAAGGTAATAGTGCGATTTGTGCTGTTTTCTAAGTTCTTACAATGTACCATTCCCCCCATCCAATTTTTAGGTCATAGCTGTCTGGCTTTTACATATTTAAATTTTGCAGAATAGACCAGTATTTCTGCTCTTACAGAGGAACTAACTAAGCAGAATTTGTGT
This genomic interval carries:
- the ARSJ gene encoding arylsulfatase J, which gives rise to MAPGGCAPPHWLCKGTMLAGGVLAGFSVLSLLTYGYLSWDTLGSSLEETETTRAKLGEEPEASAPTSPPHIVFILADDQGFRDVGYHGSEIRTPTLDRLAAEGVKLENYYVQPMCTPSRSQFITGKYQIHTGLQHSVIRPTQPNCLPLDNVTLPQKLKEVGYSTHMVGKWHLGFYRKECMPTQRGFDSFFGSLLGSGDYYTHYKCDSPGICGYDLYENDNAAWDHDNGIYSTQMYTQKVQQILASHNPRTPIFLYIAYQAVHSPLQAPGKYFEHYRSINNINRRRYAAMLACLDEAINNVTLALKRYGYYDNSILIYSSDNGGQPMAGGSNWPLRGSKGSYWEGGIRAVGFVHSPLLKNKGSVCKELVHITDWFPTLITLAEGQIDEDIQLDGYDIWETVSEGRRSPRVDILHNIDPIYTKAKNGSWAAGFGIWNTAVQSAIRVNHWKLLTGNPGYSDWVPPQSFSNAGPNRWHNERVSWMAGKTVWLFNITADPYERVDLSGKYPDIVKQLLRRLSQFNKTAVPVRYPAKDPRSNPKLNGGVWGPWFKEDQKKKKPGKIKGENKQKKNKKKTSQKKGQSLHCRLHLAGR